One Cytophagales bacterium DNA window includes the following coding sequences:
- a CDS encoding helix-turn-helix domain-containing protein translates to MVLLLVVWAKREKKITDYVLVCIIVAIGLYVASDILIKIDYNRATFLFRNTTGFLPFIPIFLYGLLITSDDHRLKKSWGYYFIFHLLFYLFILGDVMVWNDYSVDEIKNLNNDAPWAYHFFFKGIHIYMVVLLIWFLGKLRNYQNKIHHYYSNIDEVDLSWFRYFLLISIFNYSASFAAMIMKNVGLLAHIEYGYLIIRISILISLIWMFYHGLRQYALANFDEAPNKKEAHVKYATSALSKESAHELFKEIELLFEKDKLFLNPDLRVQDVAKELSVSNHNVSQSINETSGMSFYDYVNHYRLNDFKAQLSDPQKRKFTILALGMESGFNSKASINRVFKKQLGETPREYQRKMLH, encoded by the coding sequence TTGGTTCTACTTCTGGTAGTTTGGGCCAAAAGAGAGAAAAAGATCACTGATTATGTACTCGTGTGCATTATCGTGGCAATAGGACTTTATGTGGCTTCGGATATTCTTATTAAGATAGACTACAATAGGGCTACGTTCCTCTTTCGAAACACGACCGGATTTTTGCCATTTATACCCATTTTCCTCTATGGCTTATTGATTACCTCTGATGATCACCGCCTAAAGAAATCATGGGGGTATTATTTCATCTTTCATTTACTTTTCTATTTATTCATTCTTGGCGATGTAATGGTTTGGAATGATTACAGTGTGGATGAAATCAAGAACTTAAACAATGATGCGCCTTGGGCTTATCATTTCTTTTTCAAAGGCATCCATATCTACATGGTGGTTTTGCTGATCTGGTTTCTTGGAAAACTCAGAAACTATCAAAACAAAATACATCACTACTATTCTAATATCGATGAAGTTGACCTGAGTTGGTTTCGATATTTCTTATTGATTTCGATATTCAACTATTCTGCATCATTTGCGGCGATGATAATGAAGAATGTCGGCTTGTTGGCGCATATCGAGTATGGCTATTTGATCATTCGTATATCCATTTTGATATCCTTGATCTGGATGTTTTATCATGGCCTGAGGCAGTATGCGCTGGCGAACTTTGATGAGGCTCCTAATAAGAAAGAAGCTCACGTTAAGTATGCTACATCAGCGCTTTCAAAGGAAAGTGCCCACGAGCTTTTTAAAGAGATCGAATTGCTATTTGAAAAGGACAAACTCTTTCTCAACCCTGATTTGCGTGTCCAGGATGTTGCGAAGGAATTATCCGTATCCAACCACAATGTTTCACAATCGATCAATGAAACATCAGGCATGTCTTTTTATGACTATGTCAATCATTATCGCCTTAACGATTTCAAAGCACAATTATCAGATCCGCAGAAACGAAAGTTCACTATTCTTGCTTTAGGTATGGAGAGTGGTTTTAACTCGAAGGCTTCCATCAATCGGGTATTTAAAAAACAATTGGGTGAAACTCCTCGAGAGTACCAGAGGAAGATGTTGCATTGA